A region of Asterias amurensis chromosome 20, ASM3211899v1 DNA encodes the following proteins:
- the LOC139952621 gene encoding ficolin-1-like yields the protein MAPLIRALFVVLIVKSQTELQVESATNQRTISSDSKVDMLKTVLTNYLTMVNVELRKTNDHVKELEFSVNDNQETVSTDLDDTKRQMGVMERKVEELQESVSALTKLLNGYLLFQRVGLPTDCSDILAMGVTVSGVYTVKPTDSGKPFRVFCDMETDGGGWTVFQRRQDGSVDFYLDFASYSRGFGNLEGEFWLGNDYLHRLTAQGEYELRVDLSDFSQESTYAAYDSFSIADMSENYRLALGVHTGTARDSLAIHNNQDFTTKDRDNDAFRSTNCAVQYHGAWWYKSCFEANLNGRYVDEAAYGQGIIWSGFSGNHSLKNTEMKIRSKD from the exons atggcGCCGCTTATTCGTGCACTCTTCGTCGTTCTGATCGTGAAGTCTCAAACTGAACTGCAAGTTGAATCAGCCACAAATCAAAGAACGATTTCTTCTGATTCGAAGGTAGACATGTTGAAGACTGTACTAACAAACTATCTAACCATGGTTAACGTTGAACTTAGAAAGACGAACGACCACGTGAAGGAACTCGAATTTTCTGTGAACGATAATCAAGAAACGGTTTCTACAGATTTAGACGATACAAAACGTCAGATGGGAGTGATGGAGCGTAAGGTGGAAGAGCTCCAGGAGTCTGTATCTGCATTAACGAAACTTTTAAATG GATATTTACTGTTCCAGCGGGTAGGCCTACCTACAGATTGCTCCGATATTCTTGCCATGGGTGTAACGGTGAGTGGCGTGTACACAGTCAAGCCAACGGACTCTGGTAAACCATTCAGAGTGTTCTGTGATATGGAGACTGACGGCGGAGGCTGGACG GTTTTCCAGCGGCGCCAGGACGGCAGTGTGGATTTCTATTTGGACTTTGCCAGCTACAGCCGGGGCTTTGGGAATCTAGAGGGAGAGTTTTGGCTCGGTAACGACTACTTGCACCGTCTGACTGCTCAGGGCGAGTACGAACTCCGCGTAGATCTCTCAGATTTCAGTCAAGAATCCACGTATGCTGCCTACGACTCGTTCAGCATCGCCGATATGAGTGAAAACTACAGGTTGGCGTTGGGGGTTCACACGGGAACTGCAA GAGACTCGTTGGCAATCCACAATAACCAGGACTTTACGACCAAAGACCGAGACAACGATGCCTTCAGGAGCACCAACTGCGCCGTGCAATACCACGGAGCCTGGTGGTACAAGAGCTGCTTCGAGGCCAATTTGAACGGGAGATACGTCGATGAGGCTGCTTATGGTCAAGGAATAATATGGTCTGGTTTTTCGGGTAACCACTCACTCAAAAATACCGAGATGAAAATTAGAAGCAAAGATTAG
- the LOC139952714 gene encoding snaclec 3-like, with product MSASTAWVFHVCFLFVFFIDGLQAACPPGWFTWQDSCYVFLPERMNWFDATRACDRSGSTVVMPESRDEHDYVWQELNNFLSETGVNLEFDSGLWIGCNVFNTNKQLTCSGVDVKLKFDNWFEGEPNEVTAHCIRMASKYGSKWGDTDCNNVNFAACEMRVPRPVCLTADDDGRFASQCLLNHDIKNLTAMGVIGCGQACWAEPRCHSFNLWQQGKICQLNNATRKADVSDFKKVNDCSYFEL from the coding sequence ATGTCTGCATCTACTGCTTGGGTTTTCCACGTGTGCTTTCTGTTTGTATTTTTCATTGACGGGTTGCAAGCAGCTTGTCCTCCCGGCTGGTTTACTTGGCAAGACTCCTGCTACGTTTTTCTACCCGAGAGGATGAATTGGTTCGATGCTACGAGGGCTTGTGACCGGTCCGGAAGTACTGTGGTTATGCCTGAATCTCGAGACGAGCATGATTATGTTTGGCAAGAGCTAAATAATTTCTTGTCAGAGACTGGTGTCAACCTAGAGTTTGACAGTGGACTGTGGATTGGCTGTAATGTTTTCAACACTAACAAACAATTGACATGCTCTGGGGTGGACGTAAAACTTAAGTTTGACAACTGGTTTGAAGGCGAACCAAATGAGGTGACTGCTCACTGTATCAGAATGGCTAGCAAGTACGGTAGTAAATGGGGAGACACCGATTGTAATAACGTCAACTTCGCTGCTTGTGAGATGCGCGTCCCTCGTCCCGTGTGCCTTACAGCTGATGATGACGGTCGGTTCGCATCACAGTGTCTGCTCAACCATGACATCAAGAACCTGACAGCTATGGGAGTCATTGGGTGTGGTCAGGCGTGCTGGGCGGAGCCTCGATGCCACTCCTTCAATCTCTGGCAGCAGGGTAAGATTTGTCAGCTCAACAACGCTACTCGCAAGGCTGATGTCAGCGACTTCAAGAAAGTGAATGATTGTTCTTACTTCGAACTGTGA